A stretch of DNA from Streptococcus sp. NPS 308:
AACTGTACTTCTTCTCAAGTTTTTTCGCTACAATGGTTACAAGACCAATCATAATTAAATAAATCGCTCCAGCTAAAAACATAGGAACAAGACTGGCGTCCCGATTGGCTGCTGTCCGACTAGCCAAAATCAAATCTGAAATCCCCAAAGCATAGACCAAAGAAGTATCCTTGACCAAACTCATGATTTCATTAAAAACACTCGGTAAGACGATCTTTGTCACCTGAGGAAGTATGATATAGCGAACTGTCGCAACTGGACTAAACTTCAACACTTTTGCAGCCTCGTACTGTCCTTTCGGAATAGTCTCAATACCTCCACGAAAGATTTCTGCAAAGTAGGCAGCATAGTTGAGCACAAAGGCGATAACAGCTGCAGGAAGACGATCCAAACGAATGCCAATACTAGGCAACACATAGTAGATAAAGATTAATTGCAAGAGCAAGGGAGTGCCTCGCATCACCCATATATAGATATTAATCAGATAATGGAGGGGTTTACAATGGATTTGCAAGGCAAAAGCGATGATAATCCCTAAAGGAATTGAAAAGATTAAGACCAGAGCAAAGACTTGAAGAGTCATACTTGCACCGTTCAATAAACTTGGTAAAATCTCGAATATATAAGACATACTACACCTCCTAAAAAATAATTATTCTTATTATAGCATAAATAAACAATTTAGCAAGAGAAAATATGTGAAAAATTCTATTGTTTTCAGAAAATATAAAACTGTATCTATCCAAAGTGATGAGATACAGTTTTATATTATAGGGAATTTTTAAAGCGTTTCTATGAGTTCTTGCATCTGAACATCATCTGGAATCAGTTTTAAATATGCTTCTGCTTGCATCTTAGCTTCTTCGAAATAACCCAATTCACGCAAAAGATAAGTATATTGCTCCAGAAACTCTGGATTGTCCTTGAGGTCAGATGACAATTCTTGATAGAACTCATAAGCCTTATCTAAATCCTCGATTTCCTGATAAGAACGGGCAATCATCCACTTGGTCAGAAGGTTTTCGGGTTCTTGACTTTGAAGAGCGATAATATCCTCAAATCGCTCTTGTTCCATATAAATGGTTGCGAGTCGAAGGAAAATCTCCTCAAGATCTTCTGCATCTTCTTTTGCAATAAGGAGAAAGTCCTCCGCTGCCTTAGCATCATGCAATTCATAAGAAAACTGAGAAGCCGCTAACAAGAGCCGAGTTTCAAATGGATTTTTCTCCAAACCCTGTTTAACGATACGAAGGGCTTCTTCCACCTGATGTTCCTTGTGCAAGGCTTGACTATAACCATACTCATATCCTTCAAAATTAGGTGAAATGGTATCAATCTGCTTAAAGTAAAGAACAGATTTTTGATACTCTTCTTGATCAAAGTATAGACTGGCCAGTTCAAAAGCGGTTTGGTCATCGTATTCTAACTCTAGAGCCTTTTCTAAAAATTCTGTAGCTGCTTCAAACTTGCCTAACTGAGCATATGCGTAGCCGATTCGTTGGTAGGTTGATAAGCCCGTTTGTTCGTAAATATAGCGGTTGTCCAACTGAGCGTAGCCTTGAATGGCTTCCTGATAGTTTCCTAACTCGCTATCCAACTCAGCCAAACCAAAAACTAATAAGGCATCATCTGAGTAATTTAAGGCTTCCAGTAACTTTTCGCGTGCTACATCTGTCAATCCTTCCAACTGATAGAGGTCTGCCTTCAAGGCCAAGGCCGATACATACCAATCACTATCTGGTGAGATTTCCTCAAGATAGGCAAAGGCTTCCTCAACATTGCCATCCTCGCTAGCAATGCTTGCTAGGTTTAGATTCACTTCTGGAAATTCTGTCACAATTTTTAGATAGATTTCCTTGGCTTGTGGATAAAAGCCAATTCCCTCAAGATAATTTGCTAATTCATAGAGAACTTCGGTCGAATCAGTTTCAAGTGCTTTACGAAAATACTGATCTGCTTTACTTAAATCCTGTTCATCCAAAGCCTGGAGCATGCGTTGACTATTGTTCACTCTTGATTTCCTCCCCTTCTTCTTCATACAAACCGCTGACCTTTTTGTACCAGTTAAAGATAGCAGAGATAACCACCTTAGCAGAGGCATAGACAGGGATTCCCAGCAAGACTCCCCAAATACCAAACATAGAACCTGAAGTTAGGAGAACAAAGAGAACATTGATAGGATGAATATTGAGTTGACTACCTAGAATAAGAGGTGAAACGAAGCGACCTTCAATCGTTTGTTCTACGATAAAGACTATCACAACTTTCAATAGCATGACAGGTCCGGCTATTAAACCTAAAACAAGGGCAGGAAGCATGGCGAGAAAACTACCTAGATAAGGGACTAGATTGAGAATACCTGCCGTTACACCTAGAGTGACAGCGTAGCGTAGACCGATAATCTTAAAGAAGATAATAAACATGATGGCTACAATAATAGCTACTGTAACCTGTCCTCTAACATAGTTTGACAGTTGTTTATTGACATCTGATAGGACTTCACCTACAGGTTCTTTTAACTTGTTTGGGATGAATTTAGTTAGGTAATCTCGCAAGCCTTTCCCATCTCTCAAAAGATAAAAGAGCATGAAGGGTACGATAATAACCGCTACAATAACTTGGGAAACGCTACTGATAAAGGCGCTAGCCCAGTTAACAGCTTGAGAAGAGATTTTGCTCGCCCACATGGTCGCCTCACTAGAAACATTAGCAAGAACTTGCTCCAACTGTGGTCTAAAATCATCTGGCAAGCGTTTGGTTACAAGATCATTGATAACACGGTCAGCATCTTCGAGATAGCTAGGCACATTCTTTGCAAAATTTAAGACCTGGCGTTGGAGATTTGGAATAGCGACTGCCAGCCCCCAAATGATAAAAATTCCAATAATGACAAAAACAATACTGATAGCAAGCACACGATTAATTTTGTGCTTCTCCATCCAGTCAACAATCGGATTGAGGAGGTAATAAAGTAAACCAGATAAAATAACTGGCAACATGACAACCCCTAAAAAGTCTAAAACGGGTAAAAAAATAAAACTAATCTTA
This window harbors:
- a CDS encoding amino acid ABC transporter permease produces the protein MSYIFEILPSLLNGASMTLQVFALVLIFSIPLGIIIAFALQIHCKPLHYLINIYIWVMRGTPLLLQLIFIYYVLPSIGIRLDRLPAAVIAFVLNYAAYFAEIFRGGIETIPKGQYEAAKVLKFSPVATVRYIILPQVTKIVLPSVFNEIMSLVKDTSLVYALGISDLILASRTAANRDASLVPMFLAGAIYLIMIGLVTIVAKKLEKKYSYYR
- a CDS encoding AI-2E family transporter: MEHKEKHFSLSWFFKWFLDNKAITVFLVTLLLGLNIFILSKISFIFLPVLDFLGVVMLPVILSGLLYYLLNPIVDWMEKHKINRVLAISIVFVIIGIFIIWGLAVAIPNLQRQVLNFAKNVPSYLEDADRVINDLVTKRLPDDFRPQLEQVLANVSSEATMWASKISSQAVNWASAFISSVSQVIVAVIIVPFMLFYLLRDGKGLRDYLTKFIPNKLKEPVGEVLSDVNKQLSNYVRGQVTVAIIVAIMFIIFFKIIGLRYAVTLGVTAGILNLVPYLGSFLAMLPALVLGLIAGPVMLLKVVIVFIVEQTIEGRFVSPLILGSQLNIHPINVLFVLLTSGSMFGIWGVLLGIPVYASAKVVISAIFNWYKKVSGLYEEEGEEIKSEQ
- a CDS encoding tetratricopeptide repeat protein, producing MNNSQRMLQALDEQDLSKADQYFRKALETDSTEVLYELANYLEGIGFYPQAKEIYLKIVTEFPEVNLNLASIASEDGNVEEAFAYLEEISPDSDWYVSALALKADLYQLEGLTDVAREKLLEALNYSDDALLVFGLAELDSELGNYQEAIQGYAQLDNRYIYEQTGLSTYQRIGYAYAQLGKFEAATEFLEKALELEYDDQTAFELASLYFDQEEYQKSVLYFKQIDTISPNFEGYEYGYSQALHKEHQVEEALRIVKQGLEKNPFETRLLLAASQFSYELHDAKAAEDFLLIAKEDAEDLEEIFLRLATIYMEQERFEDIIALQSQEPENLLTKWMIARSYQEIEDLDKAYEFYQELSSDLKDNPEFLEQYTYLLRELGYFEEAKMQAEAYLKLIPDDVQMQELIETL